The Montipora capricornis isolate CH-2021 chromosome 6, ASM3666992v2, whole genome shotgun sequence genome has a window encoding:
- the LOC138051799 gene encoding uncharacterized protein isoform X2, whose protein sequence is MSHFLCSQGTKIHLFAFSSQWMKLLLFCIRGATVNIFSEIFVLIFMDVKEDVVVYQVDRSSPCAECRALLDPLEVTTNLLLEGERAHNFTVVSSNAFKPLHDSKSLVPLVFKFEPPKLSLDSCQSSDSNSQTLIPKSCHFKEFMPVYSGKSSLRPKPGKCNYPKPQDLCNADNIPKTCSVNHAKSVAVPDDKEETTRAEEHDFNLTVKSLWCASPFVNQKTERKDEELVLGKFSTTYLHNVKEKHGLGNHQRGKWVLQKTEGSIKGKKSTLEMVWRKVRSLIKEGHLPHCNSKLQKTHGEVWIYCDFQHSLKS, encoded by the exons ATGTCACACTTTCTCTGTTCTcaaggaacaaaaattcatttatttgctttttcatcacaATGGATGAAACTCCTGCTATTTTGTATACGAGGAGCAACTGTTAACATTTTTTCAGAGATCTTTGTTCTCATCTTTATGGATGTCAAAGAGGATGTTGTCGTGTACCAAGTAGATCGGAGCAGTCCTTGTGCTGAGTGTCGAGCACTTCTTGATCCTCTTGAAGTGACAACCAATTTACTACTAGAAGGTGAAAGAGCTCACAACTTTACAGTTGTGTCTTCCAATGCTTTTAAACCATTGCACG ATAGCAAATCATTAGTCCCACTTGTCTTCAAGTTTGAACCTCCGAAGTTGTCCTTGGACTCATGCCAGTCATCTGATAGCAACAGTCAAACTCTGATCCCTAAGAGTTGTCATTTCAAGGAGTTTATGCCAGTTTATTCTGGAAAGTCATCTTTGAGACCTAAACCAGGAAAGTGCAATTATCCAAAGCCTCAAGATTTATGTAATGCTGATAACATTCCAAAAACATGCAGTGTTAATCACGCTAAATCTGTCGCTGTTCCTGATGATAAGGAAGAGACAACTCGAGCAGAGGAACATGACTTCAATTTGACAGTGAAATCA CTTTGGTGTGCCAGCCCGTTCGTAAATCAGAAGACTGAAAGGAAAGACGAGGAGCTGGTCTTGGGCAAATTTAGTACTACATACCTCCATAATGTCAAAGAAAAGCATGGTTTGGGAAACCACCAGAGAGGAAAATGGGTTCTGCAGAAGACAGAGGGTTCAATCAAAG GAAAGAAGTCAACACTGGAGATGGTTTGGCGAAAGGTGCGCTCTTTAATAAAAGAAGGTCATCTTCCTCATTGCAATAGCAAACTTCAG AAAACGCACGGCGAAGTGTGGATATACTGTGACTTCCAACACTCTTTAAAG tcctga
- the LOC138051799 gene encoding uncharacterized protein isoform X1: MSHFLCSQGTKIHLFAFSSQWMKLLLFCIRGATVNIFSEIFVLIFMDVKEDVVVYQVDRSSPCAECRALLDPLEVTTNLLLEGERAHNFTVVSSNAFKPLHDSKSLVPLVFKFEPPKLSLDSCQSSDSNSQTLIPKSCHFKEFMPVYSGKSSLRPKPGKCNYPKPQDLCNADNIPKTCSVNHAKSVAVPDDKEETTRAEEHDFNLTVKSLWCASPFVNQKTERKDEELVLGKFSTTYLHNVKEKHGLGNHQRGKWVLQKTEGSIKGKKSTLEMVWRKVRSLIKEGHLPHCNSKLQKTHGEVWIYCDFQHSLKVRSILGKVLGNDGVLPFYIHPVGLAMEL; the protein is encoded by the exons ATGTCACACTTTCTCTGTTCTcaaggaacaaaaattcatttatttgctttttcatcacaATGGATGAAACTCCTGCTATTTTGTATACGAGGAGCAACTGTTAACATTTTTTCAGAGATCTTTGTTCTCATCTTTATGGATGTCAAAGAGGATGTTGTCGTGTACCAAGTAGATCGGAGCAGTCCTTGTGCTGAGTGTCGAGCACTTCTTGATCCTCTTGAAGTGACAACCAATTTACTACTAGAAGGTGAAAGAGCTCACAACTTTACAGTTGTGTCTTCCAATGCTTTTAAACCATTGCACG ATAGCAAATCATTAGTCCCACTTGTCTTCAAGTTTGAACCTCCGAAGTTGTCCTTGGACTCATGCCAGTCATCTGATAGCAACAGTCAAACTCTGATCCCTAAGAGTTGTCATTTCAAGGAGTTTATGCCAGTTTATTCTGGAAAGTCATCTTTGAGACCTAAACCAGGAAAGTGCAATTATCCAAAGCCTCAAGATTTATGTAATGCTGATAACATTCCAAAAACATGCAGTGTTAATCACGCTAAATCTGTCGCTGTTCCTGATGATAAGGAAGAGACAACTCGAGCAGAGGAACATGACTTCAATTTGACAGTGAAATCA CTTTGGTGTGCCAGCCCGTTCGTAAATCAGAAGACTGAAAGGAAAGACGAGGAGCTGGTCTTGGGCAAATTTAGTACTACATACCTCCATAATGTCAAAGAAAAGCATGGTTTGGGAAACCACCAGAGAGGAAAATGGGTTCTGCAGAAGACAGAGGGTTCAATCAAAG GAAAGAAGTCAACACTGGAGATGGTTTGGCGAAAGGTGCGCTCTTTAATAAAAGAAGGTCATCTTCCTCATTGCAATAGCAAACTTCAG AAAACGCACGGCGAAGTGTGGATATACTGTGACTTCCAACACTCTTTAAAG GTTAGAAGTATCCTTGGAAAGGTTCTCGGAAACGATGGAGTGCTGCCCTTTTACATACATCCAGTTGGATTGGCGATGGAGTTGTAA
- the LOC138051800 gene encoding tripartite motif-containing protein 2-like, whose amino-acid sequence MDMEKLLHNLQEHVSCPVCQDVFKDPRHLPCLHSFCLNCLTNWHRAKGGQNTLRCPKCQGVSSVPTSGDLKDLPISFFVNGLIDALKIKEYSKAQVTCRNCHKKSSEALYCFQCGIFYCEQCLIAHNVMQLYSKDHRVVAVKEFKDKDYEELLKRPVFCPREEHEKEELKFFCQNCDDTVCQTCFILHHSGHKVRLTKEEAEAQIIDIRPLVQKQNGNLQEKMNIVTQLDEDYARIVQQRENVEQDVERFSENLIETFRETIQAKKEIILFELKKETKKLLETVITKRTAVQAEIKAIESALEKADKLLTRSTSVEVVQLGKALKKTLEELDQSEPVARDPGVGLFDLVFVENHRILDAVNNEKIGFLKSRQTKASESVAECKGLNEGTVGREAQFCITTRNSFGERCYNKQDNVAVEMTVDERGETCVANFNVNDNKDGTYKISYSPKVEGKFNLSVKVNREHVCGSPFMIVVKSFNVKPILSFGKRGSGDGMFDFPLGVAVNSKDEIAVTSKHKIQIFNSEGNFVRSFGRNGSNPGEFNDPYGIAFDKDGNVSVADRRNHRIQIFTGEGRYISMFGGAGHLDNQLQYPWGLSLDSNGNIIIADSSNKFIKIFSHDGKFLKKIGGPEFLNFPVHCVEWHDDLIVSDKNDHCIKVFTKEGDYKYQFGKRGSGHGEFNGPGFLSVTKSGHVIVCERDNHRAQVFELPNGKFVGKFGTKGNNVGQLNSPFSVAILRGGQIVVADRKNNRIQIFD is encoded by the coding sequence ATGGACATGGAAAAATTGCTCCATAATCTTCAAGAACACGTCTCCTGTCCGGTGTGTCAGGATGTTTTTAAAGATCCAAGACACCTTCCATGTTTGCACAGTTTTTGTCTGAACTGTTTGACAAACTGGCATCGGGCGAAGGGCGGTCAAAATACGCTGAGATGCCCAAAGTGCCAAGGAGTTAGCTCAGTTCCTACAAGCGGTGATCTAAAGGATCTTCCCATCAGTTTCTTCGTGAACGGGTTGATCGATGCTCTTAAAATTAAAGAGTATAGCAAAGCGCAAGTAACATGCAGAAACTGTCACAAGAAAAGCTCAGAAGCTCTGTACTGTTTTCAATGTGGGATATTTTACTGTGAACAATGCTTAATAGCCCACAACGTGATGCAACTTTACAGCAAAGATCACCGTGTTGTGGCGGTAAAAGAATTTAAAGACAAGGACTATGAGGAGTTATTAAAGCGACCCGTGTTTTGTCCGAGAGAAGAACACGAGAAAGAAGAGTTAAAGTTTTTTTGTCAGAATTGTGATGACACGGTTTGTCAGACGTGTTTCATCTTGCATCACTCAGGTCATAAAGTCAGATTGACCAAAGAAGAAGCCGAAGCCCAAATAATCGATATCAGACCGCTCGTGCAAAAGCAAAACGGTAACTTACAAGAAAAAATGAACATAGTCACTCAACTTGACGAGGACTACGCTCGAATCGTTCAACAACGCGAAAACGTGGAACAAGATGTGGAAAGGTTTTCTGAGAACTTGATCGAAACATTCCGAGAAACAATTCaagcaaaaaaggaaattattcTGTTCGAActgaaaaaagaaacgaaaaagttGCTGGAAACTGTAATAACAAAGAGGACCGCGGTTCAGGCGGAAATAAAAGCTATTGAATCAGCGCTGGAAAAAGCTGACAAACTTTTAACGCGAAGCACAAGCGTAGAAGTGGTTCAACTTGGAAAAGCATTGAAGAAAACTCTGGAAGAACTCGATCAGTCTGAGCCAGTTGCCCGTGACCCAGGAGTCGGCCTGTTTGATTTAGTTTTCGTGGAAAATCACAGGATACTGGACGCTGTCAACAACGAGAAAATTGGATTCTTGAAATCACGCCAAACAAAAGCAAGCGAATCTGTCGCTGAATGCAAAGGACTAAATGAAGGAACTGTTGGGCGTGAAGCTCAATTTTGCATAACCACAAGAAACTCTTTTGGGGAACGGTGTTACAATAAGCAGGATAATGTAGCAGTAGAAATGACCGTGGATGAGCGCGGCGAAACATGCGTCGCAAATTTTAACGTAAATGATAACAAAGATGGGACCTACAAAATTAGCTATTCGCCCAAAGTTGaaggtaaatttaatttgtcAGTTAAGGTTAACAGGGAACATGTTTGCGGAAGCCCTTTTATGATTGTAGTCAAATCATTTAATGTCAAACCTATTTTATCTTTTGGAAAACGAGGCTCGGGTGATGGGATGTTTGATTTTCCTCTGGGGGTTGCTGTGAATAGCAAGGATGAAATTGCGGTAACATCCAAACACAAAATTCAAATCTTTAATAGTGAAGGCAATTTTGTGAGATCCTTTGGCAGAAATGGCAGCAATCCAGGAGAATTTAATGATCCTTATGGGATAGCTTTCGATAAAGATGGAAATGTATCGGTGGCAGACAGGCGTAACCATCGCATCCAAATTTTTACCGGGGAGGGGAGGTACATCAGCATGTTTGGTGGGGCTGGACACCTCGATAACCAGCTCCAGTATCCTTGGGGTTTATCATTGGATTCCAATGGTAACATTATCATTGCTGATTCGAGTAACAAATTCATTAAAATCTTCTCCCATGATGGCAAGTTTCTAAAGAAGATAGGTGGGCCTGAATTTCTAAATTTCCCTGTTCACTGTGTTGAGTGGCACGATGATCTCATTGTGTCAGACAAAAATGATCATTGTATTAAAGTATTTACTAAGGAGGGGGACTATAAGTACCAGTTTGGCAAGAGAGGGAGTGGGCATGGGGAGTTCAATGGACCCGGTTTTTTATCAGTAACTAAATCAGGTCATGTTATCGTCTGTGAGCGAGACAATCATAGAGCGCAAGTGTTTGAACTACCGAATGGTAAGTTTGTTGGTAAATTTGGCACAAAGGGCAACAACGTAGGACAGCTCAATTCTCCATTTTCAGTAGCAATTCTGAGAGGTGGTCAGATTGTTGTGGCGGACCGTAAGAATAATCGCATTCAAATATTTGACTAG